The Catellatospora citrea DNA segment GCTGTCCGATCCGGTGGGCGGGCTCGAGGTGGTCGACCGGGCGACCGGGGCGGTGGTGCGCCGCCTGCTCACGGAGCAGTACCTGGTCAGGGACTCTCACCTGCTCGTCTTCGACCGGGACCGCGACATGGACGGCGAGCTCGGCCCCCGCCCCAACACGGTGCTCGATCTCGGCACCGGTCGGGAGACCGACGTCACGGGCTGGGAGGTGCTGTGGGAGCAGTCGCCGGTCTCGGTGCTGGTGCGGTTCGTCGAGAACGGGGCGCGGATACAGGTCGCCCGACTCGGCCCGGCCGGTCCGGAGATCCTGGCGCAGCTGCCGGGTGATGTGCGACGGTGTGCGTTCGAGCAGCCGACCCTGCTCTGCTTGCACGACGGGAACCAGGCGACCCTCTGGCGGCTCCCCGACTGAATCCGGTGAAGCGGGAGGCAGGGTGACCGTGCTGATCGACCTCGGCGACCCTCGCGGGGACGACGAGGAACCGGACGGCGGGCCGCGCCTGTCGCGGACCGGACGGCGGGTGGTGGCGCTGCTGGCCGTGGCACTCACCGGGCTGCTGGCCTGTGCCGGGTCGACCCCGGCCGCCGCCCTGCCGTTGCGCCGGATCACCGAACTCGCGCCGCCGGTCGCCGCGCCCGTCGTGTTCGCGGGCGGCCTGGTGCTGGCGGTGGATCGTGCTGTGACGGCGCGGGAGCTGGTGGCCGTCGGGGACGCCGACGGCGCGGTGCGCTGGCGCGCGCCGCTGGACGGCCGCTCGCCCGAGGTGCACGAGGCCCGGCAGGTCGACGGGTTGCTGCTGGTCACGGTGCTCGACACCGCGGCCGCGGACGAGCCGTGGAGCACGTACGCGCTGGACGCGGCGACCGGCCGGCGGCGGTGGCACGAACGGGCGTACGTGATGGGCGTCGCGGACCGGACCGTGGTGCTGGCGGGCATGTCCGCGCCGGTCGACTGGTACGGCGGCTGGGACGTGCCGACCGGGCGTCCACTGTGGCGGCACACCCTCGACACGTCGTACCGGCTGGCGCCGTACCTGGCCGACGGCCGGCTCGCCGGGTTGGTGCTGATCGAGGACGACGGACGGGACCGGGTGCGGCTGGTCGGCGTCGACGGCGTGCCCGGCGCCGTGCACGAGCTGCCCGCGCGGACGTCCGCGGTGCAGGTGGTCGGCGGGCTGGTGGTGGCGGCCTACGAGCGGGACGGGCGACGCCGGGTCGCGGCGCTGCGGCTGCCCGCGCTGGAGACCGCGTGGGACGTCGCGCCCGCGTTCGACAGCCGCCACGTCTACCTGACCGAGTGCGCGCCGCTGGTCTGCGCCAGCGCGGCCGACGAGGTCTGGCTGCTCGACCCCGCCGACGGCACGGTGCGCTGGCAGGGCCGGGTCGACGGGTTCGCGCCGCTCGGGCCGGGCCGGGTGCTGACCGGCACCGACGAGCGCCCGCAGGCCGGCGTGCTGCGCGACACCACGACCGGCGAGCTGCTGCTGCGGCTGGACGGCTGGACGTCGGCCGGCACCGACGGCCGCAGGCTGGTGCTGACCCGGACGAAGGGCAACCGGACCTGGTTCGGCGTGGTGG contains these protein-coding regions:
- a CDS encoding outer membrane protein assembly factor BamB family protein yields the protein MTVLIDLGDPRGDDEEPDGGPRLSRTGRRVVALLAVALTGLLACAGSTPAAALPLRRITELAPPVAAPVVFAGGLVLAVDRAVTARELVAVGDADGAVRWRAPLDGRSPEVHEARQVDGLLLVTVLDTAAADEPWSTYALDAATGRRRWHERAYVMGVADRTVVLAGMSAPVDWYGGWDVPTGRPLWRHTLDTSYRLAPYLADGRLAGLVLIEDDGRDRVRLVGVDGVPGAVHELPARTSAVQVVGGLVVAAYERDGRRRVAALRLPALETAWDVAPAFDSRHVYLTECAPLVCASAADEVWLLDPADGTVRWQGRVDGFAPLGPGRVLTGTDERPQAGVLRDTTTGELLLRLDGWTSAGTDGRRLVLTRTKGNRTWFGVVDLAHPARIRLVGVGGITLDRCWLGGAALVCQSLVGLDVYRLAD